The Rhinoderma darwinii isolate aRhiDar2 chromosome 8, aRhiDar2.hap1, whole genome shotgun sequence genome has a window encoding:
- the LOC142658823 gene encoding HHIP-like protein 1, translating into MTIHSALTFWLVLVTSTWVVRGHPQCLDYKPPFQPSKPLAFCTAYSSFGCCDVVQDKAIADRFRYITEFLDHTGVSVCGDYIRNILCQECSPYAAHLYDAEDANTPLRDLPGLCGNYCTEFWLRCRSTLSLIIEDRDLSDIESDVVKFCLLLTIDDVNYCYPNVLTNAELNTGLGYMKEDEEGCLQLCLQEIANGLRNPVAMVHANDGTHRFFIAEQMGYVWVYLPNGSRVDKPFLNVSKAVLTSPWAGDERGFLGIATHPYFRHNGKFYVYYSIYAKKEERIRISEFHVSTEDLNMADHRSERIIIEVTEPASNHNGGQILFGVDGYLYIFTGDGGRAGDPFGEFGNAQNKSSLLGKVLRINVTGNDKGPPYRIPVDNPFLRERTARPEVFAYGARNMWRCSVDRGDPITRKGRGRIICGDVGQNKFEEVDLIQKGGNYGWRAKEGFSCYDKKLCNNASLDDILPIFVYPHSIGKSVTGGYVYRGCQMPNLAGRYIFGDFMSGRLMSLREDKDGKQWHYTEICMGAGQTCNFPKLINAYYPYIISFGEDEAGELYFLSTGTPSAAVAAGVMYKIIDPSKRATPGKCALNPRSVPVKEKLVDFYPKQKLILKSKTMTTEFTPTSSSSRLHDTTRFSTTLAPDFTVTFPASTTYRRMTTPAYITAAPVPKPTTPRKGLTPVPKMEKSLTMAKKGGKVTVTSRPISQWIPTKGWQSELKDVFSTTKGRSHSTFTPKQGTSKSRYMPHPKVTSPAPTRRTEAGSKTIGKRGHGVKRVKKKVLKKQKVKVLKKIKHGTVRLVNEDKQPDRGRVEIHINGEWGTVCNDRFDSKAGYVVCKQLGYPYVLKVARRAEFGEGKGLRILLDEVKCQGWERSLLECRRSKIGEHDCAHDEDVGVVCGMEDRYLDKDLPT; encoded by the exons ATGACAATCCATTCAGCTCTTACCTTCTGGCTAGTGCTGGTCACCAGCACCTGGGTGGTGAGAGGTCACCCACAGTGTTTGGATTACAAGCCCCCATTTCAGCCCTCAAAACCACTGGCTTTTTGCACAGCTTATTCCTCCTTTGGATGCTGTGATGTAGTTCAGGACAAAGCCATCGCTGACAGGTTCCGCTACATCACTGAGTTTCTGGACCACACTGGGGTCAGCGTCTGTGGAGACTACATCCGGAACATCCTGTGCCAG GAATGTTCACCCTATGCAGCCCATTTATATGATGCAGAAGATGCCAACACTCCTCTCCGGGACCTCCCTGGTCTATGTGGTAACTACTGTACAGAATTCTGGCTTAGATGCCGATCTACACTGAGCCTGATCATTGAAGACCGGGACCTATCAGATATAGAAAGTGATGTTGTCAAATTCTGCCTTCTCCTGACAATAGATGATGTCAATTACTGTTACCCCAATGTCTTGACCAATGCAGAACTAAACACTGGCCTTGGGTACATGAAGGAGGATGAAGAGGGATGTCTCCAGCTGTGCTTACAAGAAATAGCCAATGGACTACGTAATCCAGTTGCTATGGTGCACGCCAATGATGGAACCCATCGCTTCTTCATAGCTGAGCAAATGGGTTATGTATGGGTCTATCTCCCAAATGGTTCACGAGTGGACAAGCCCTTCCTTAACGTCTCCAAAGCTGTGCTTACGTCCCCCTGGGCAGGAGatgaaaggggttttctgggtatTGCCACCCATCCTTATTTTCGACACAATGGAAAGTTTTATGTTTACTACTCTATCTATGCAAAGAAGGAGGAGAGGATACGAATTTCTGAGTTCCATGTATCTACTGAAGACCTGAACATGGCGGATCACAGATCTGAACG AATTATCATAGAGGTCACAGAGCCGGCATCTAACCACAATGGCGGACAAATCCTGTTTGGAGTAGATGGATATTTGTACATATTTACCGGGGATGGTGGACGAGCTGGAGACCCATTTGGGGAATTTGGGAATGCCCAAAACAA GTCCTCTCTCCTGGGCAAAGTTCTACGCATTAACGTGACAGGAAATGACAAGGGCCCACCATACCGCATACCAGTTGACAATCCCTTTCTGCGAGAACGTACAGCAAGGCCTGAGGTCTTCGCCTATGGTGCCAGGAATATGTGGAGATGTTCAGTGGACAGGGGAGATCCAATCACTAGAAAGGGTCGTGGACGCATTATTTGCGGTGATGTAGGCCAGAATAAATTTGAAGAGGTGGATCTCATCCAGAAGGGGGGCAATTATGGCTGGAGAGCAAAGGAAGGGTTCTCTTGTTACGACAAGAAGTTATGTAACAACGCTTCACTTG ATGATATCTTACCAATATTCGTCTATCCCCACTCAATTGGGAAATcagttacgggtggctacgtctaTCGGGGATGTCAAATGCCCAATCTTGCAGGTCGTTACATCTTTGGAGACTTTATGAGTGG ACGCCTAATGTCTCTAAGAGAGGACAAGGATGGTAAACAGTGGCACTACACAGAGATCTGTATGGGAGCCGGTCAAACCTGCAACTTCCCCAAACTCATCAACGCCTATTACCCTTATATCATATCATTTGGAGAGGACGAGGCAG GTGAACTGTACTTTTTGTCCACGGGAACGCCCAGCGCAGCAGTGGCAGCAGGAGTCATGTATAAAATCATAGACCCATCAAA AAGAGCTACTCCAGGCAAATGTGCACTTAATCCTCGATCTGTCCCTGTCAAAGAAAAACTGGTGGATTTCTATCCAAAACAAA AACTTATTCTAAAGTCCAAAACTATGACAACCGAATTTACTCCAACCTCAAGCTCATCCAGATTGCATGATACAACCAGATTTAGCACAACGTTAGCACCGGACTTTACTGTCACATTTCCAGCAAGCACCACATACAGGAGAATGACTACCCCTGCATATATTACAGCCGCCCCTGTCCCTAAGCCAACAACTCCAAGAAAAGGCTTAACACCAGTCCCAAAGATGGAGAAAAGTTTAACTATGGCCAAGAAAGGAGGAAAGGTTACTGTGACTTCACGGCCTATAAGTCAATGGATTCCCACCAAAGGTTGGCAAAGTGAATTAAAAGATGTCTTCTCCACCACCAAAGGAAGATCACACTCAACCTTCACTCCCAAGCAGGGAACGTCAAAATCAAGATACATGCCCCACCCAAAGGTCACATCACCAGCTCCTACAAGAAGAACCGAAGCAGGAAGCAAAACCATAGGCAAGAGAGGCCATGGGGTTAAGCGAGTAAAGAAGAAAGTCTTGAAGAAGCAAAAAGTAAAGGTCTTAAAGAAAATCAAACATGGGACAGTCCGTCTGGTTAATGAGGATAAACAACCTGACAGAGGAAGGGTGGAAATTCACATCAATGGAGAATGGGGGACAGTCTGCAATGACAGATTTGACAGCAAGGCTGGTTATGTGGTGTGCAAGCAGTTGGGTTACCCCTATGTATTGAAGGTGGCCAGAAGAGCAGAATTCGGGGAGGGCAAGGGGCTGAGAATTCTGCTGGATGAGGTGAAATGTCAAGGTTGGGAGAGATCACTTTTGGAGTGCCGAAGATCGAAAATTGGAGAACATGACTGTGCCCATGATGAGGATGTTGGGGTGGTGTGCGGGATGGAGGATAGATACTTGGATAAGGATCTACCAACATAG